The Brassica napus cultivar Da-Ae chromosome C7, Da-Ae, whole genome shotgun sequence genome has a segment encoding these proteins:
- the LOC106421396 gene encoding probable methyltransferase PMT1 produces the protein MRGRSDGGKKKPVIVLVCIAAVVLVFVYLFFGSSNHGASAIEYGRKLGLTGDDDVTKKDEASSTSFYVDDDANGFTPRSFPVCDDRHSELIPCLDRNLIYQMRLKLDLSLMEHYERHCPPPERRFNCLIPPPPGYNVPIKWPKSRDEVWKVNIPHTHLAHEKSDQNWMVVKGDKINFPGGGTHFHYGADKYIASMANMLNFPNNILNNGGRLRTFLDVGCGVASFGGYLLASDIMTMSLAPNDVHQNQIQFALERGIPAYLGVLGTKRLPYPSRSFELAHCSRCRIDWLQRDGILLLELDRVLRPGGYFAYSSPEAYAQDEEDLRIWREMSALVERMCWTIAAKRNQTVIWQKPMTNDCYQEREPGTQPPLCNSDSDPDAVYGVNMEACISQYSEHDHKTKGSGLAPWPARLTSPPPRLADFGYSADMFEKDTETWRRRVDAYWDLLTPVIQSDTVRNIMDMKANMGSFAAALNDKDVWVMNVVPEDGPNTLKLIYDRGLMGAVHSWCEAFSTYPRTYDLLHAWDIISDVKKRGCSAEDLLLEMDRILRPSGFILITDKQSVVDLVKKYLKALHWEAVETKAASDSDHDSDVILIVQKKLWLTSESLRDLE, from the exons ATGAGGGGAAGATCAGATGGAGGGAAAAAGAAGCCTGTGATCGTGTTGGTCTGCATCGCAGCGGttgttcttgtttttgtatATCTCTTCTTTGGCTCCTCTAACCATGGGGCTTCCGCTATTGAGTATGGGAGGAAGCTTGGCTTGACTGGTGATGATGATGTTACCAAGAAGGACGAGGCTTCTTCTACTTCCTTTTATGTAGATGATGATGCCAACGGCTTCACACCAAGAAGTTTTCCT GTGTGTGATGACCGGCACTCGGAGCTTATTCCTTGCTTAGACAGGAATCTCATTTACCAGATGAGATTGAAGCTTGACTTGTCTTTGATGGAGCATTATGAACGCCACTGCCCTCCTCCTGAAAGGAGGTTTAACTGCTtgattcctcctcctcctggtTATAAT GTTCCCATCAAGTGGCCCAAAAGCAGAGACGAAGTTTGGAAAGTGAACATTCCTCATACTCACCTTGCTCATGAGAAGTCTGACCAAAACTGGATGGTTGTCAAAGGAGATAAAATCAATTTCCCTGGTGGAGGCACTCATTTCCACTATGGTGCTGATAAGTACATTGCATCCATGGCAAAT ATGCTTAACTTTCCGAACAACATTTTGAACAATGGGGGAAGACTTAGGACGTTTCTAGATGTCGGCTGTGGTGTTGCGAGTTTCGGTGGTTACCTTCTTGCATCAGATATTATGACCATGTCCTTGGCACCAAACGATGTGCATCAGAACCAAATCCAGTTCGCTCTTGAGAGAGGGATTCCTGCATACCTCGGCGTTCTTGGAACAAAGAGGCTCCCATACCCAAGCAGATCCTTTGAGCTTGCACATTGTTCACGTTGCCGAATCGACTGGCTCCAAAGAGACGGTATTCTTCTTCTCGAGCTAGACAGGGTACTGAGACCTGGTGGTTATTTCGCATATTCGTCTCCAGAAGCATATGCACAAGACGAGGAGGATCTCAGAATATGGAGAGAAATGAGTGCTCTTGTGGAGCGTATGTGTTGGACCATAGCTGCTAAAAGGAACCAAACTGTGATTTGGCAGAAACCAATGACAAACGATTGTTATCAGGAAAGAGAACCTGGAACCCAGCCTCCTCTATGTAACTCTGACAGTGACCCTGATGCTGTGTATGGTGTAAACATGGAAGCATGCATCAGTCAATACAGTGAAC ATGACCACAAAACCAAGGGAAGTGGATTGGCTCCATGGCCAGCTCGATTAACCTCTCCTCCTCCTCGGCTAGCTGATTTTGGATATTCCGCCGACATGTTTGAGAAGGATACG GAAACTTGGAGGCGTAGGGTAGATGCTTACTGGGATCTCTTGACTCCTGTAATTCAATCAGACACCGTGAGGAACATAATGGACATGAAAGCAAACATGGGTTCCTTTGCTGCTGCTCTGAATGACAAAGACGTTTGGGTTATGAATGTCGTTCCTGAAGACGGGCCTAACACGCTTAAACTGATATACGACAGAGGCCTGATGGGTGCTGTTCATAGCTG GTGTGAAGCCTTCTCAACTTACCCAAGGACTTACGATCTACTCCATGCTTGGGACATCATTTCTGATGTCAAGAAGAGAGGTTGCAGCGCAGAGGATCTGTTGTTGGAGATGGATCGTATACTTAGGCCAAGCGGGTTCATACTCATAACGGACAAACAATCTGTAGTTGATCTTGTGAAGAAGTATCTCAAGGCTTTGCATTGGGAAGCAGTTGAAACCAAGGCAGCCTCGGATTCAGACCATGACTCGGATGTCATTCTCATTGTCCAGAAGAAGCTCTGGTTGACAAGTGAAAGCCTCAGAGATCTCGAGTGA